The stretch of DNA CTGAAGTCAACTGGCCGCTAACGGTGGCGGTAGCGCTCATTGTTGCGGTGTCTTTTCTGGCCGTGCCTCTGAGCAAAAGAAGAAGTAAGACCAGTGAAAGCACCGTGGAGAGGAAGAAAGAAGAAAAAATAGAGGAGTTGACGAAAGAAATAGAATCCCTCGAGGAGGAGCTCAAAAAGAAGTTCACCGGGAAGGAGTAGACGACCCTCTAAGTAGATGTAAACCTGACGCCGTTAGGCTTAGCCCACCTGCAAACTTCAGGAGCTTCCCGTATCGAGAAAGATATCGAGCAGGGCGCGATTACCCTTAAAGATTTTGAGAGCTTATTTGACGAATCTCTTGGAAATGGTGAACTTGAAATTTGCCTGGACGGTATTAGGGTTTACAACCTGATAGCCAAACCGCCCGAGGTGATCACGGGATTTCCATTCTTAATAATTATTCGCGGCATTAAACCTAGTAGTTCGTCAAATCTCACCGGGTCACCCTATTTGTCGCGCTCAAATGATGATACCTATTTTGTGTTTTTGTACCAAGATTTGCTTATACCTTCGTATCATAATGTAACTGTTAGTGTTGCTAGCTTTGATGTGGTAACGAGCTGGGAAATCGTCGTTGTTAAAGGAAAACGTGTTGAAACGATCTTCGGCGGTTTGGGAACACTCGTTATAGTACTGATTACCTCTGTATTTATCACAAGGTTCAAAAAGGGTACTCGTGTTCAGGAAGAGCCCATAGATTTTGGGTGAATTTTCCCCGGAGGAGTTTGAGGATCACAAGTAGGCTCGCATCGATAACTTTTTAAGTATAAGTTTCATAAATAAATGAATAGTATGGGAAGCATGCTGTTAGCCATTCTTGTCGGCGCGCTTCTCGAATCGATTCTCGGGAATTTACAGATAATTGGAGACCTAATAGCTGGACTAGTTACCGGTTTCATAGCTGGCAATGATATCGGGAAAGGAGCACTCGCCGGTTTCATCGCAGGCCTCCTAGGGGGGCTTGCTCTCGGCATTCTAATAATACTGCTCCTACCAATACTCGGTCCATATCTAGGCCCCTTCGCATCCTTAATCCCGATATTGGCTCTAATCCCAATAGTTCTCGCTATTAAAGGAGCCGTTATCATGGCTATTGGTGGCGCGCTAGGCTCTTACCTTAACGGCTTCATGAAGCCGAAACAAGCGAAGTAAACGATTTTTAGGATAGATACTGTACGTATTTTTGTGTATAAACACTGAGTATATATCTACTATTATGCAAGTTTAAGATTAGTCATTTAACAATACTTCTCGATGTCAAGGTTAAGTAAAATACAAAGTCCTTGAGTTTATCAGGCCCTTGCCATAGTTAAGTACATTCTCTCTCTCTTCAATTCCAGCTCTTTGATTTTGTTCTCAACATCGTTTAAGTTCCTTGAAAGAATATCTCTCTCTTTCTCATCGGTTGTAGTGTAAAGCTTCCTCATTATCTCGGCACGGATGCTTTTGAGGTTCTGTAGCTCGCCCTCAATCTCCTTAAGCTCCGTCGAGATGAGGGCTGGAGGCTGCGCCTGCGGTTGAGACATAGCTTGAGGAGCTTGTGGCATTGCTAACTGCGG from Infirmifilum sp. NZ encodes:
- a CDS encoding DUF5518 domain-containing protein, whose protein sequence is MGSMLLAILVGALLESILGNLQIIGDLIAGLVTGFIAGNDIGKGALAGFIAGLLGGLALGILIILLLPILGPYLGPFASLIPILALIPIVLAIKGAVIMAIGGALGSYLNGFMKPKQAK